In one window of Bdellovibrio bacteriovorus W DNA:
- a CDS encoding hypothetical protein (COG0386 Glutathione peroxidase), whose translation MKLVTFLGALLISSSALASSFFDLSATSLEGKKINFSTYRGKVVLVVNTASQCGFTPQLKELEDLQKNYQGSGFTVLAFPSNDFKQEKAEGSDIQKFAQSEYGTSFPFFEKGAVAGASKQPVYEFLTTAKPGLIFKDVSWNFEKFLVNRKGEVIERWTSITKPSSSTIRNAIEKALKEPL comes from the coding sequence ATGAAACTAGTCACATTCCTAGGAGCTCTTCTAATCTCTTCGTCAGCCCTAGCTTCTTCCTTTTTTGATCTTTCAGCAACTAGCCTCGAAGGCAAAAAGATCAATTTCTCTACCTACAGAGGTAAAGTTGTTCTTGTCGTCAACACAGCTTCTCAATGTGGATTCACTCCGCAACTTAAGGAACTTGAAGATCTTCAGAAAAACTACCAAGGATCGGGCTTTACAGTCTTGGCGTTTCCATCCAACGATTTTAAACAAGAAAAGGCCGAGGGCTCTGACATTCAGAAGTTTGCCCAGAGTGAATATGGCACAAGCTTTCCTTTTTTTGAAAAAGGCGCCGTTGCTGGAGCTTCTAAACAACCCGTTTATGAATTCCTAACCACTGCCAAACCTGGACTGATTTTCAAAGATGTGAGCTGGAATTTTGAGAAATTTCTAGTCAACCGCAAAGGTGAAGTCATCGAACGCTGGACCTCAATCACTAAACCTAGCTCTAGCACTATTCGCAACGCCATTGAGAAAGCACTTAAAGAACCTCTTTAG
- a CDS encoding hypothetical protein (COG0015 Adenylosuccinate lyase) yields MIERYTRPEMGKLWASDQRFANMMEVEIAVAQVQAELGIIPKAAATAIAKKAKFSVPRILEIEEKTKHDVIAFVSNMAENVGPHGKFIHFGLTSSDVLDTAFSLQVRAAGDVLTKSMQTLEKSLKALVKKHAGTLCAGRTHGMFAEPTTFGFKMAGFLAELRRNQARVQEALENMRICKLSGAVGTYSSQSEKVESLVAKKLKLRTETIATQVVPRDRHAEMLNALAMLGTGLERLAVELRHLQRSDVAEVVEGFTPGQKGSSAMPHKKNPISAENITGLARLLRSYAIAGLENVALWHERDISHSSVERVVFPDAFIVADYAVARMARLLDGLYVNEEQMIMNIQRSQGQLFSSHVLLALVNKGLKREDAYALVQELSHSLKRDEQLEDLVLKDPRTAKLLSRKEIVEIFSGKKHKASIEKIIKRV; encoded by the coding sequence ATGATCGAAAGATATACGCGCCCAGAAATGGGAAAGCTTTGGGCCAGTGATCAGCGCTTTGCGAATATGATGGAAGTTGAAATTGCTGTAGCGCAAGTACAAGCAGAGTTAGGGATTATTCCAAAAGCTGCGGCCACTGCTATTGCTAAGAAGGCTAAGTTTTCTGTACCAAGAATTTTAGAAATTGAAGAAAAAACAAAACATGACGTGATCGCCTTTGTTTCAAATATGGCAGAAAACGTAGGTCCCCACGGGAAGTTTATCCATTTTGGACTGACTTCTTCAGATGTCTTAGATACCGCTTTTAGTTTGCAAGTCAGAGCGGCAGGGGACGTGCTGACGAAATCAATGCAGACCCTTGAGAAGTCTTTAAAAGCGCTTGTGAAAAAGCACGCAGGAACTCTGTGTGCAGGACGCACGCATGGAATGTTTGCAGAGCCGACAACCTTCGGTTTTAAGATGGCAGGGTTTCTAGCAGAGCTTCGCCGCAATCAAGCTCGCGTTCAAGAAGCTCTTGAAAACATGCGTATCTGTAAACTTAGCGGAGCTGTGGGAACATATTCGAGTCAATCCGAGAAAGTTGAGTCTTTAGTAGCAAAAAAATTGAAACTAAGAACGGAAACGATTGCTACCCAAGTTGTCCCTCGCGATCGTCATGCAGAAATGCTCAATGCTCTAGCAATGTTGGGGACAGGGCTAGAAAGACTTGCTGTCGAGTTAAGACATTTACAGCGCAGTGATGTAGCTGAAGTGGTTGAGGGATTCACTCCTGGACAAAAGGGGTCCTCAGCAATGCCTCATAAAAAAAATCCTATCAGTGCGGAGAATATTACCGGACTTGCGCGCTTGTTGCGCTCTTATGCGATTGCAGGTCTTGAGAATGTAGCGCTTTGGCATGAGCGCGATATCAGTCACTCTTCAGTGGAGAGAGTTGTATTCCCAGATGCTTTCATTGTGGCTGATTATGCGGTTGCAAGAATGGCAAGACTGTTAGATGGCCTCTATGTGAATGAAGAACAGATGATTATGAACATTCAAAGATCTCAAGGACAATTATTTAGTTCGCATGTGCTTTTAGCTCTCGTGAATAAGGGTTTAAAAAGAGAAGATGCCTACGCGTTGGTGCAAGAATTGAGTCATTCCTTAAAGCGTGATGAACAGCTTGAGGATTTGGTTTTAAAAGATCCTCGCACCGCAAAGTTATTAAGTCGCAAAGAAATTGTCGAAATATTCTCTGGAAAAAAACACAAAGCTTCGATCGAAAAGATTATTAAGAGAGTTTAA
- a CDS encoding microcin C7 self-immunity protein (COG1619 Uncharacterized proteins, homologs of microcin C7 resistance protein MccF): MNWKFIKEGDIIDVIAPGYAVGAEEIEGGRRFLENWKLQPRIPKNIIKPHFLHAHDDEVRFEFLKKALLSEDSNTIWCLRGGYGSNRLLPYLAKMKKPKKEKLVIGISDITSLHNFFIQEWGWKTLHAPLLDRLGRGQVSKKHEKELKDLLFGKTQEIEFKKLKPLNEKAKSLKSKRSRIVGGNLTVLQSSLGTPWQIDARNAFLFVEDIGERGYRIDRMFEQFEQAGIFKGCHGLILGDFIGGEEPATKKNNFKKVFARWAGDLNIPVFTGFEAGHAMIQRPVPMNTRCELSVVNNKTQLLIQSGGIA; the protein is encoded by the coding sequence GTGAATTGGAAATTTATTAAAGAAGGCGACATTATTGATGTGATTGCTCCTGGGTACGCTGTTGGTGCTGAGGAGATTGAAGGTGGACGTCGCTTTTTAGAAAATTGGAAACTTCAACCACGCATTCCGAAAAACATTATTAAACCGCACTTTTTACATGCCCATGATGACGAAGTTCGTTTTGAGTTTTTAAAGAAGGCTTTGCTTTCTGAAGATTCAAATACGATTTGGTGCTTGCGCGGTGGCTATGGCAGCAATCGCCTTTTGCCTTATTTGGCGAAGATGAAAAAGCCGAAAAAAGAAAAGTTAGTGATTGGTATTAGTGACATCACCTCGTTACATAATTTTTTTATTCAAGAGTGGGGTTGGAAAACTCTGCATGCCCCCCTGTTAGATCGCTTGGGAAGAGGGCAAGTGTCTAAGAAGCATGAAAAAGAATTGAAAGATCTTCTTTTTGGCAAGACTCAAGAAATTGAATTTAAGAAGCTCAAGCCATTGAATGAAAAAGCCAAAAGCTTGAAGTCCAAACGTTCGCGAATTGTCGGAGGTAATCTCACGGTTTTACAATCAAGTTTGGGAACTCCATGGCAGATTGATGCACGTAATGCTTTTCTTTTCGTCGAGGATATCGGTGAACGTGGTTATCGCATTGATCGGATGTTTGAGCAGTTTGAGCAAGCGGGGATCTTTAAAGGTTGTCATGGATTAATTCTTGGTGACTTTATTGGCGGCGAAGAACCAGCTACAAAAAAGAATAATTTTAAAAAAGTTTTTGCAAGATGGGCCGGGGATTTGAATATTCCAGTTTTCACTGGGTTTGAGGCAGGACATGCCATGATTCAAAGACCTGTGCCTATGAACACGCGTTGTGAATTGAGTGTCGTAAA